A window from Erythrobacter sp. YJ-T3-07 encodes these proteins:
- a CDS encoding class I SAM-dependent RNA methyltransferase, with amino-acid sequence MSEAVEQIIRIAAKGDGVTASGRHVKGTVPGDMVGADGTVERGPHHIDPPCRHFPRCGGCELQQADDAALAEFVSQRVAFAAESQELVPDTLTAPHLSPPRSRRRATLHARRAGKKVVIGFRERGSHQIVDMAECHILAPALFALVDPLRALLAHWPGKLAVDISLTLADQGATAEIRGISPENLAQTEALSDFAREQGLARLSIDDGYGPEPVWEPEPVTVTLGGVPVSLPHGAFLQPTADGEAALLSAAKEWCGDAATIADLFSGLGTFAFALAGPAKVLAAEADRAAHLACQAAARASGKPVHSLHRDLFRDPLTADEISRFDCVLLDPPRAGARNQADMIAQSSVGRVVYISCNPQSWARDARRLADGGFRLAELRPVGQFRWSTHVELASLFVR; translated from the coding sequence GTGAGCGAGGCCGTGGAACAGATTATCCGCATCGCCGCCAAGGGCGATGGCGTGACCGCGAGCGGTCGCCACGTGAAGGGCACAGTGCCCGGCGACATGGTGGGCGCCGACGGGACCGTCGAACGCGGCCCCCACCATATCGACCCGCCATGCCGCCATTTCCCCCGCTGCGGCGGGTGCGAGTTGCAGCAGGCAGACGACGCTGCGCTGGCCGAGTTCGTCAGCCAGCGGGTCGCGTTTGCGGCCGAATCGCAGGAGCTGGTGCCCGACACACTCACCGCGCCGCATCTCTCCCCGCCGCGCAGCCGCAGGCGCGCGACGTTGCATGCACGGCGCGCGGGCAAGAAAGTCGTAATCGGCTTTCGCGAGCGGGGATCGCACCAGATCGTCGACATGGCCGAATGCCACATCCTCGCCCCCGCGCTGTTCGCGCTGGTCGATCCGCTGCGCGCGCTGCTGGCCCATTGGCCGGGCAAGCTGGCGGTCGATATTTCGCTGACGCTGGCGGATCAGGGCGCGACGGCGGAGATCCGGGGGATCTCGCCAGAAAACCTCGCGCAGACCGAAGCACTATCCGATTTCGCCCGCGAGCAGGGCCTCGCGCGCCTGTCGATCGACGACGGCTACGGCCCTGAGCCCGTGTGGGAGCCCGAGCCGGTGACGGTCACGCTGGGCGGCGTGCCGGTCTCCCTGCCACACGGCGCGTTTCTCCAGCCGACCGCCGATGGCGAGGCCGCGCTGCTGTCTGCTGCGAAGGAATGGTGCGGCGATGCCGCGACCATTGCAGACCTGTTTTCGGGGCTGGGCACCTTCGCCTTCGCGCTGGCAGGCCCGGCCAAGGTGCTGGCGGCGGAGGCGGACCGCGCGGCGCATCTCGCCTGTCAGGCGGCGGCACGCGCGTCGGGCAAACCGGTCCATTCGCTGCACCGCGACCTGTTCCGCGATCCGTTGACCGCTGACGAAATCTCCCGCTTCGATTGCGTGCTGCTCGACCCGCCGCGTGCCGGCGCGCGCAACCAGGCGGATATGATTGCTCAGAGCAGCGTGGGGCGCGTGGTCTATATCAGCTGCAATCCGCAAAGCTGGGCGCGCGATGCGCGGCGGCTGGCGGATGGCGGCTTTCGCCTCGCAGAGCTGCGCCCGGTGGGCCAGTTCCGCTGGTCGACCCATGTCGAGCTGGCGAGCCTGTTCGTGCGCTGA
- a CDS encoding acyl carrier protein, translating into MTAQTSATADPTGPARSKIDETLRAILRDVLGLSDERAADLTPDSGLFGHLPELDSQAVADLLTEMEDRFDIIIEDDEVDGDHLETYGGLLALAEAKTASN; encoded by the coding sequence ATGACCGCCCAGACTTCAGCGACTGCGGACCCGACCGGGCCCGCCCGCAGCAAGATCGACGAGACCCTGCGCGCAATCCTGCGCGACGTACTCGGCCTGTCGGACGAACGCGCAGCCGACCTGACGCCCGATAGCGGCCTGTTCGGCCATCTGCCCGAACTCGACAGCCAGGCGGTCGCCGACCTGCTGACCGAGATGGAAGACCGCTTCGACATCATCATCGAGGATGACGAGGTCGATGGCGACCATCTGGAAACCTATGGCGGGCTGCTCGCCCTTGCCGAGGCCAAGACCGCCAGCAACTGA
- a CDS encoding GNAT family N-acetyltransferase, which translates to MQATPQQACGCACPSPFERPEWYALLADSRPHAFFKRVETGGSHATIALNRTDGRIEALRNWYAFTWRPVVPAGDAGDAMLEALAHDLKREAPRVTLWPLPDEDGSATRLAAAFRKAGWQVSLTQCDENHVLPVAGRSFAEYWASRPGRLRTTLKRKARKVEVEIVEHFDASLWVDYEKIYAESWKPSEDEPDLLRRFAQDEGAAGRIRLGVARADGVAVAAQFWTVENSIAYIHKLAHLESAKPISPGTTLSAALFEHVIDRDNVTLVDFGTGSDSYKADWMEQVRPRFLLDALDPTQPAAWPALAKRAARAILARGNTPR; encoded by the coding sequence GTGCAAGCAACACCGCAGCAAGCCTGTGGGTGCGCCTGCCCGTCTCCGTTCGAGCGGCCCGAGTGGTACGCGCTGCTCGCCGATTCGCGCCCGCACGCCTTTTTCAAGCGGGTCGAGACGGGGGGCAGCCACGCAACCATCGCGCTCAACCGGACCGACGGACGCATCGAAGCGCTGCGCAACTGGTATGCCTTCACCTGGCGTCCGGTGGTGCCCGCCGGTGACGCAGGCGATGCGATGCTGGAGGCACTGGCACACGATCTGAAGCGCGAGGCTCCGCGCGTGACGCTCTGGCCGCTGCCCGACGAAGACGGCTCCGCCACCCGCCTCGCCGCTGCATTCCGCAAGGCCGGCTGGCAGGTCTCGCTGACCCAGTGCGACGAGAACCATGTGCTGCCGGTCGCGGGCCGCAGCTTTGCCGAATACTGGGCCAGTCGACCCGGTCGCCTGCGCACCACGCTCAAGCGCAAGGCCCGGAAGGTCGAGGTCGAAATCGTCGAGCATTTCGACGCAAGCCTCTGGGTGGATTACGAAAAGATCTACGCCGAGAGCTGGAAGCCGAGCGAGGACGAACCCGATCTGCTGCGCCGCTTCGCACAGGATGAAGGCGCGGCGGGGCGCATCAGGCTGGGCGTCGCGCGCGCCGATGGCGTGGCCGTGGCGGCGCAGTTCTGGACCGTGGAGAACTCCATCGCCTACATCCACAAACTCGCCCATCTGGAAAGCGCCAAGCCGATTTCGCCTGGCACGACGCTGTCGGCCGCGCTGTTCGAACATGTGATCGACCGTGATAATGTCACGCTGGTGGACTTCGGCACAGGCTCCGATTCCTACAAGGCGGACTGGATGGAACAGGTGCGTCCGCGCTTCCTGCTCGACGCGCTGGACCCCACGCAGCCCGCCGCGTGGCCTGCGCTCGCAAAACGCGCAGCGCGCGCGATCCTTGCAAGAGGCAACACCCCCCGCTAG
- a CDS encoding acyl-CoA ligase (AMP-forming), exosortase A system-associated, which yields MTQPDPTPFPIDHVIEHGPDADPALALRDGTLNYADLRTRVGRLAAWLKSQIPETGARIASWSAKGELTCLLPLAAPRAGLVHVPINPMLKRTQVAHILADSGAAMLIGTPARLATLEPGDLPVGCAQVEESAALEAAQACDPLPKSAADPQTIAAILYTSGSTGKPKGVVLSHANLWLGAVSVAHYLKLRSDDVTLAVLPLAFDYGQNQLLSTWRAGGCVAPLDYLMPRDVTKAVAKHRATTLAAVPPLWRQLVEAKWEEGAGDSLKRLTNSGGALTPDLIDAMRATWPAADIYPMYGLTEAFRSTFLDPGLVATHPTSMGKAVPFAEVLVVNEAGGPAAPGEEGELVHCGPLVAQGYWQDPERTAERYRPAPAHSEYGGMAVWSGDYVKRDADGLLYFVGRRDAMIKSAGNRISPQEIEDAALATGLVADAVAFGVADAKLGQAVHLVVRGAGEVDALKAALKRDLPSFMQPHAIEWREDLPLNPNGKIDRPALFREVSERLAA from the coding sequence ATGACCCAGCCCGATCCGACTCCTTTTCCGATCGACCATGTTATCGAACACGGCCCTGATGCGGACCCGGCGCTGGCTCTGCGCGACGGCACCCTTAACTATGCGGACTTAAGAACCCGTGTCGGTCGGTTGGCGGCGTGGCTGAAATCGCAGATCCCGGAAACGGGCGCGCGGATCGCGAGCTGGTCCGCGAAGGGCGAGCTGACCTGTCTGCTGCCGCTGGCCGCGCCGCGTGCCGGGCTGGTCCACGTGCCGATCAACCCGATGCTCAAGCGCACACAGGTGGCGCATATTCTGGCGGACAGCGGCGCTGCCATGCTGATCGGCACGCCCGCGCGGCTTGCCACGCTGGAGCCGGGCGATCTGCCCGTCGGGTGTGCGCAAGTAGAGGAAAGCGCGGCGCTGGAGGCGGCGCAGGCCTGCGATCCACTGCCAAAGTCCGCCGCCGATCCGCAGACCATCGCCGCGATCCTCTATACCAGCGGGTCGACCGGCAAGCCCAAGGGCGTGGTGCTGAGCCATGCGAACCTGTGGCTGGGCGCGGTCAGCGTGGCGCATTACCTCAAGCTGCGCAGCGACGATGTGACGCTCGCGGTGCTCCCGTTGGCGTTCGACTACGGCCAGAACCAGCTGCTTTCGACCTGGCGCGCGGGCGGCTGTGTCGCCCCGCTCGACTACCTGATGCCGCGCGACGTGACCAAGGCGGTGGCGAAACATCGCGCGACCACGCTCGCCGCCGTGCCGCCGCTGTGGCGCCAGTTGGTTGAAGCGAAGTGGGAAGAGGGTGCGGGTGACAGCCTCAAGCGCCTGACCAATTCCGGCGGCGCGCTGACGCCCGATCTGATCGACGCGATGCGTGCGACCTGGCCCGCTGCCGATATCTACCCGATGTACGGCCTGACCGAGGCGTTCCGTTCCACCTTCCTCGATCCCGGTCTGGTCGCAACGCACCCGACCTCGATGGGCAAGGCGGTGCCCTTTGCCGAGGTGCTGGTGGTGAACGAGGCGGGCGGGCCCGCCGCGCCGGGCGAAGAGGGCGAACTGGTCCATTGCGGGCCTCTGGTGGCACAAGGATACTGGCAGGACCCCGAGCGGACGGCGGAGCGATACAGGCCCGCCCCCGCACATTCCGAATATGGCGGAATGGCCGTGTGGTCGGGCGACTATGTGAAGCGCGATGCGGACGGCCTGCTCTATTTCGTCGGGCGGCGCGACGCGATGATCAAGAGCGCGGGCAACCGGATCAGCCCGCAGGAGATCGAGGACGCGGCGCTCGCCACCGGGCTGGTCGCCGATGCGGTGGCCTTCGGCGTGGCCGATGCGAAGCTTGGCCAGGCGGTCCATCTGGTGGTGCGCGGTGCGGGCGAGGTGGATGCGCTGAAAGCCGCGCTCAAGCGCGATCTGCCCAGCTTCATGCAGCCCCACGCGATCGAATGGCGCGAGGACCTGCCGCTGAACCCCAATGGCAAGATCGACCGGCCCGCGTTGTTCCGGGAAGTCAGCGAAAGGCTCGCTGCATGA
- a CDS encoding pyridoxal-dependent decarboxylase, exosortase A system-associated, translating to MSIERRRRDPNAAKPLGPIPLGFEAIDGELAIGGRKASDLVAEAGDTPLFVYSRAMLDARMAALRAAMPESLAIHYAVKANPHPDVIAHMAGLVDGFDLASGGELAILQGVGIDGAHISFAGPGKRPREIRAAIEAGVTLNCESETEAERALEIGRDLGIQPKVAVRVNPDFDMRGSGMKMGGGAKQFGLDAQRVPALIRHLIEGGAQWRGLHIYTGSQTLEADAVIETQGHVLDLAARIAREVGQPCPALNLGGGFGIPYFAGNEPLDIAAIGAALSDRFANLPDELAETEMAIELGRYLVGEAGVYLAQLVDRKESQGEIFLITDGGLHHQLAASGNFGAVVRRNYPLAIATKFDAPTAEIANVVGCLCTPLDRLADKAELPRAEVGDLVVVFCAGAYGASASPMHFLGQGPALEMLV from the coding sequence ATGAGCATCGAACGTCGCAGGCGCGATCCCAACGCCGCCAAGCCGCTCGGCCCGATCCCGCTGGGGTTCGAGGCGATCGATGGCGAACTGGCGATCGGCGGGCGCAAGGCGAGCGATCTGGTCGCCGAAGCGGGCGACACGCCGCTGTTCGTCTATTCGCGCGCCATGCTCGATGCGCGGATGGCGGCCTTGCGCGCCGCCATGCCGGAAAGCCTCGCGATCCATTACGCGGTCAAGGCCAACCCGCACCCCGATGTGATCGCCCACATGGCAGGGCTGGTCGACGGCTTTGATCTCGCCTCGGGCGGGGAGCTGGCGATCCTGCAAGGCGTCGGCATCGACGGGGCGCACATCAGCTTTGCCGGGCCGGGCAAGCGCCCGCGCGAAATTCGCGCCGCGATCGAGGCAGGCGTGACGCTCAACTGCGAAAGCGAGACCGAGGCTGAGCGTGCGCTGGAGATAGGCCGGGATCTCGGTATCCAGCCCAAGGTCGCGGTGCGGGTGAACCCCGATTTCGACATGCGCGGATCGGGCATGAAGATGGGCGGCGGGGCCAAGCAGTTCGGGCTGGATGCACAGCGGGTGCCCGCGCTGATCCGTCATCTGATCGAGGGCGGGGCGCAGTGGCGCGGCCTGCACATCTACACCGGCAGCCAGACTCTGGAGGCCGATGCGGTGATCGAGACGCAGGGCCATGTGCTCGACCTGGCAGCGCGGATCGCGCGCGAGGTCGGACAGCCATGCCCCGCGCTCAATCTGGGCGGCGGTTTCGGCATCCCCTATTTTGCGGGCAACGAACCGCTCGACATCGCCGCGATCGGTGCGGCGCTGAGTGATCGTTTCGCGAATCTGCCCGACGAACTGGCCGAGACCGAGATGGCGATCGAGCTGGGGCGCTATCTGGTCGGCGAGGCGGGGGTCTACCTCGCGCAGCTCGTCGATCGGAAGGAAAGCCAGGGCGAGATTTTCCTGATCACCGACGGCGGATTGCACCATCAGCTGGCCGCATCGGGCAATTTCGGGGCGGTGGTCCGGCGCAATTATCCGCTCGCCATCGCGACGAAGTTCGATGCGCCGACCGCAGAGATCGCGAATGTCGTCGGCTGCCTGTGCACCCCGCTGGACCGTTTGGCCGACAAGGCAGAGCTGCCGCGTGCCGAGGTCGGCGATCTGGTCGTGGTGTTCTGCGCCGGGGCCTATGGTGCGTCGGCTTCGCCGATGCATTTCCTCGGCCAGGGACCTGCGCTGGAGATGCTGGTCTGA
- a CDS encoding hydrolase 1, exosortase A system-associated → MSRRLHLTFNCEGSTLAGTLDTAPLTTGLLLVSGGNELRSGAFRGQARLAQTIAKRGFPVFRYDRRGVGDSEGENLGFTQSEPDIRAAIEAFRAIAPQVKRIVAYGNCDAASALMLAGGAGCDALVLSNPWTIEDEDDDTPPPQAIRARYLQKLGDPSEVARLLRGGVNLRKLAGGLIRAARPAPAASDLAGRMRKGLATFDGPVSILLASADRTAQVFDGIWDKDDVRVARCEGASHAFVEPRAREWLDAKIVDMLRG, encoded by the coding sequence ATGAGCCGCCGCCTGCACCTGACCTTCAATTGCGAGGGATCGACCCTTGCCGGCACGCTCGACACCGCGCCGCTGACCACCGGCCTGCTGCTGGTGAGCGGGGGTAACGAGCTGCGCAGCGGCGCGTTTCGCGGGCAAGCGCGGCTGGCGCAGACCATCGCCAAGCGCGGCTTCCCCGTGTTCCGGTACGACCGCCGCGGGGTCGGCGACAGCGAGGGCGAGAACCTGGGCTTCACCCAGTCAGAACCCGATATCCGCGCCGCGATCGAGGCGTTTCGCGCGATCGCCCCTCAGGTGAAGCGGATCGTGGCCTATGGCAATTGCGATGCGGCGAGCGCGCTGATGCTGGCGGGCGGCGCGGGCTGCGATGCGCTGGTGCTGAGCAATCCGTGGACGATCGAGGACGAGGACGACGATACCCCGCCCCCGCAGGCGATCCGCGCGCGCTATCTGCAAAAGCTGGGCGATCCGTCCGAAGTGGCGCGCCTGCTGCGCGGCGGCGTGAACCTGCGCAAGCTGGCGGGCGGGCTGATCCGCGCCGCGCGCCCCGCCCCTGCGGCGAGCGATCTGGCAGGCCGGATGCGCAAGGGGCTGGCGACGTTCGACGGGCCGGTGAGCATCCTCCTCGCCAGTGCAGACCGCACCGCACAGGTGTTCGACGGCATCTGGGACAAGGACGATGTCCGCGTGGCCCGCTGCGAAGGCGCGAGCCATGCCTTCGTCGAGCCGCGCGCGCGCGAGTGGCTCGACGCGAAGATCGTGGACATGCTGCGGGGCTAG
- a CDS encoding XrtA/PEP-CTERM system exopolysaccharide export protein, whose translation MRNRAIARFTALILGLFALSACMSGGGPELPPAAFVATQEGPSQEYVIGPLDELSINVWRNPELSAQNIQVRPDGRISIPLVTDMPAVGKTPAMLQEDIRLHLSQFIEQPIVSVIVNKFAGTFSQQVRIIGATEKPASIPYRANMTVLDAMIAVGGLSEFAAGNKAKLIRFDPRIGRQREYALRLSDLLRRGDSKANVMLAPGDVIIIPESMF comes from the coding sequence ATGCGCAACCGCGCGATTGCCAGGTTCACGGCGCTTATCCTGGGGCTTTTCGCTCTCTCCGCCTGCATGAGCGGCGGCGGGCCCGAGCTGCCGCCTGCCGCCTTCGTGGCGACGCAGGAGGGGCCGAGCCAGGAATACGTGATCGGCCCGCTCGACGAATTGTCGATCAACGTCTGGCGCAACCCGGAGCTGAGCGCGCAGAACATCCAGGTTCGCCCCGACGGGCGCATCTCGATCCCGCTGGTCACCGACATGCCTGCCGTGGGCAAGACCCCGGCAATGCTGCAGGAGGATATCCGCTTGCACCTGTCTCAGTTCATCGAACAGCCGATCGTCTCGGTCATCGTGAACAAGTTTGCCGGGACGTTCAGCCAGCAGGTGCGGATCATCGGCGCGACCGAAAAACCCGCCTCGATCCCCTATCGCGCCAACATGACCGTGCTTGACGCGATGATTGCGGTCGGCGGCCTCAGTGAATTCGCGGCGGGCAACAAGGCCAAGCTGATCCGCTTCGATCCGCGCATCGGGCGCCAACGCGAATATGCGCTGCGCCTGTCCGATCTGCTGCGGCGCGGCGACAGCAAGGCCAACGTCATGCTCGCCCCGGGCGATGTCATCATCATTCCCGAAAGCATGTTCTGA
- a CDS encoding XrtA system polysaccharide chain length determinant: MNDLFDEVRSALYSAWSRKWLALGVAWAVCLAGWLFVASIPNTYESHAKIFVQLDDVLSKQIGIAGSDMTDIARVKQRIASASTLGEVIKSTKLGETVRTPRDMENAIASLAQRVKVRSQEDNLFEITADMGRSDYTDAENAKLAQDVVVKMLEIFRQANVEGTRGEVSDAVALLDQQLDQRAKELEKAEARRTEFEAQHPELIGGSAAISTKLQSARAEMRGVEADLAAAQSALAAITGQLASTPKTISGGGLNGGGSALQQAETQVAQLRARGLKNDHPDMQTALRQLQLLRQMGGDAATAGGMPNPAYSSLVSIRAERQANVQALLARKAALQADISMTMADQISEPGLAAEAQRVGRDYEVLKNKYDELLQDREEMELRSQVESERSSFRFDIIDAPGISTKPAAPNRPVLLVAVMVLGVGAGLGSAILLTLLRSTFSTADGLKKSLGLPVLGTISNVVPPERKAIEDRRMRLFYAGSGALAGLLVVLLGIEFIQVGQVIA; the protein is encoded by the coding sequence GTGAACGATCTCTTCGACGAAGTGCGCTCGGCGCTCTATTCGGCCTGGAGCCGGAAATGGCTGGCGCTGGGCGTGGCCTGGGCGGTGTGCCTCGCGGGCTGGCTGTTCGTCGCCTCGATCCCGAACACCTATGAAAGCCACGCGAAGATCTTCGTCCAGCTGGACGATGTGCTGTCCAAGCAGATCGGCATCGCGGGCAGCGACATGACCGATATTGCGCGGGTCAAACAGCGCATCGCCAGTGCATCGACGCTGGGCGAAGTGATCAAGTCGACCAAACTGGGCGAAACCGTCCGGACCCCGCGCGACATGGAAAATGCGATCGCCAGCCTCGCCCAGCGGGTCAAGGTGCGCAGCCAGGAAGACAACCTGTTCGAAATCACAGCCGACATGGGCCGCAGCGATTACACCGACGCCGAGAACGCCAAGCTGGCGCAGGACGTCGTGGTGAAGATGCTCGAGATCTTCCGGCAGGCCAATGTCGAGGGCACGCGCGGCGAGGTGAGCGACGCGGTCGCGTTGCTCGACCAGCAGCTCGACCAGCGCGCCAAGGAGCTCGAAAAGGCCGAGGCGCGGCGGACCGAGTTCGAGGCCCAGCACCCCGAACTGATCGGCGGATCGGCTGCGATCTCGACCAAGTTGCAGAGCGCGCGGGCCGAGATGCGCGGCGTTGAAGCCGATCTGGCAGCGGCGCAGAGCGCGCTCGCGGCGATCACCGGACAGCTGGCGAGCACGCCGAAGACGATTTCGGGCGGTGGCTTGAATGGTGGCGGCAGCGCGTTGCAGCAGGCCGAAACGCAGGTCGCGCAGCTGCGCGCGCGCGGCCTCAAGAACGATCATCCCGACATGCAGACCGCGCTGCGTCAGTTGCAGTTGCTGCGCCAGATGGGCGGTGATGCGGCCACCGCAGGCGGCATGCCGAACCCGGCCTACAGCTCGCTCGTCTCCATCCGGGCGGAGCGGCAGGCCAATGTGCAGGCACTGCTGGCGCGCAAGGCCGCGTTGCAGGCCGACATCTCGATGACGATGGCCGATCAGATCAGCGAGCCGGGCCTGGCTGCCGAAGCGCAGCGGGTCGGGCGCGATTACGAAGTACTGAAGAACAAGTACGACGAATTGCTGCAGGACCGCGAAGAGATGGAACTGCGCAGCCAGGTGGAGAGCGAGCGCAGCTCGTTCCGCTTCGACATCATCGATGCACCCGGCATCTCGACCAAGCCCGCCGCGCCCAACCGGCCGGTCCTGCTGGTCGCGGTGATGGTGCTGGGCGTGGGCGCGGGGCTGGGCAGTGCGATCCTGCTGACCTTGCTGCGCTCGACCTTCTCGACCGCCGACGGGCTCAAGAAATCGCTCGGCCTGCCGGTGCTCGGGACGATCTCGAACGTCGTGCCGCCCGAGCGCAAGGCGATCGAGGATCGCCGCATGCGCCTGTTCTACGCCGGATCGGGCGCGCTTGCGGGATTGCTGGTGGTCCTGCTGGGAATCGAATTCATCCAAGTCGGTCAGGTGATCGCATGA
- a CDS encoding NAD(P)H-hydrate dehydratase encodes MTTDQMRAAEAALFDAGVEEWALMSQAGHGAAEWIARLAAGGPVTVLCGPGHNGGDGYVAAAALKARGLTVKVVAPISPQTDLARHAASTFDGEVLSDAEGVKGTVFVDAMFGIGLSRPLSDEHRALIRDLHASHDRAVALDVPSGVDSDTGDVVGGEGDDVPRYALTLAFGAWKPAHFSGPALASIGAARLVDIGVPDRGGAMRLSLPERIAPPAFDAHKYTRGLVAVVGGAMAGASLMASRAAALAGAGYVKWLSEHDHPGHPPDLVKDDAPLTDALGDERIGAVLIGPGLGRDDSARERLEAAVRSGHPLVLDADALVLLTPEILSAKGDAPILLTPHEGELSRLCDAFDVAGETKRERALALSQASGCAVLAKGADTLLASGEDVRFFPPASRWLSVAGSGDVLAGICAARLAAAGDAMQAACEAVHLHGRAARHAGAGFTATMLAEAVHPALEDML; translated from the coding sequence CTGACGACCGACCAGATGCGCGCTGCCGAGGCGGCGCTGTTCGATGCGGGCGTGGAGGAATGGGCGCTGATGAGCCAGGCGGGCCATGGCGCAGCGGAGTGGATCGCGCGGCTTGCGGCGGGTGGCCCCGTCACCGTGCTGTGCGGGCCGGGCCATAATGGCGGTGACGGCTATGTCGCGGCGGCTGCGCTGAAGGCGCGCGGGCTGACGGTGAAGGTGGTCGCGCCGATTTCTCCCCAGACCGATCTTGCCCGCCATGCCGCGAGCACGTTCGACGGAGAAGTTCTGTCCGACGCCGAGGGAGTGAAGGGGACGGTGTTCGTCGATGCCATGTTCGGCATCGGCCTGTCGCGCCCACTCTCGGACGAGCATCGCGCGCTGATCCGCGATCTGCACGCCTCGCATGACCGTGCGGTCGCGCTCGATGTGCCCAGCGGGGTCGATTCCGACACTGGCGATGTGGTTGGCGGCGAGGGCGATGATGTGCCCCGCTATGCCCTGACGCTGGCGTTCGGCGCGTGGAAGCCCGCGCATTTCAGCGGCCCCGCGCTGGCGAGCATCGGTGCGGCGCGGCTGGTCGATATCGGCGTGCCCGATCGCGGCGGGGCGATGCGCCTGTCTCTGCCCGAGCGAATCGCGCCGCCCGCCTTCGACGCGCACAAATACACCCGTGGCCTGGTCGCGGTGGTCGGCGGGGCGATGGCGGGCGCCAGCCTGATGGCGTCGCGCGCCGCCGCGCTGGCGGGGGCTGGCTACGTCAAATGGCTGAGCGAGCATGACCATCCCGGTCACCCGCCCGATCTGGTCAAGGACGATGCGCCGCTCACCGACGCGCTGGGTGACGAGCGGATCGGGGCCGTGCTGATCGGGCCGGGGCTGGGGCGCGACGATAGCGCGCGCGAACGGCTTGAGGCGGCGGTGCGCAGCGGCCATCCGCTGGTGCTCGACGCCGATGCGCTGGTCCTGCTGACGCCGGAGATACTCTCCGCCAAGGGCGATGCGCCGATCCTGCTGACCCCGCACGAGGGCGAGTTGTCGCGCCTGTGCGATGCCTTCGACGTCGCGGGCGAGACCAAGCGGGAGCGTGCCCTCGCGCTGTCGCAGGCGAGCGGCTGCGCCGTACTCGCCAAGGGAGCCGACACGCTGCTGGCATCGGGCGAAGACGTGCGCTTCTTCCCGCCTGCCTCGCGCTGGCTGTCGGTCGCGGGCAGCGGTGACGTGCTCGCCGGAATCTGCGCCGCGCGCTTGGCGGCGGCCGGAGATGCGATGCAGGCCGCGTGCGAGGCGGTCCACCTGCATGGCCGCGCGGCGCGCCATGCGGGCGCGGGCTTCACCGCGACAATGCTCGCCGAAGCGGTCCATCCCGCGCTGGAGGACATGCTGTGA
- a CDS encoding N-formylglutamate amidohydrolase, producing the protein MNDTQTPFIRIGTPQRGGIIAVADHAGDAVPDEIELGIPAELMEQHIAVDIGTAGIAERLARKHGIAAQIAQVSRLVIDLHRNEGDDALVVTSSDGHTIPGNIGADIERRTALYHRPYHEAFAQMVAEAQPSLILAIHSFTPVMGSTGEQRPWHVGLLYNQDDSAARIAIDAFGAMGFTVGDNEPYSGKQLNATMDRHAEANGIAYLTIEVRQDLVARKSHQAVWADRIAQVAQEVLAALASRTAE; encoded by the coding sequence ATGAACGATACGCAGACCCCCTTCATCCGCATCGGAACTCCCCAGCGCGGCGGCATCATCGCCGTCGCCGACCACGCGGGCGATGCCGTGCCCGACGAGATCGAACTGGGCATTCCGGCAGAGCTGATGGAGCAGCATATCGCGGTCGATATCGGGACCGCGGGCATTGCCGAGCGGCTGGCGCGCAAGCACGGCATCGCGGCGCAGATCGCGCAGGTCAGCCGGCTGGTGATCGACCTGCATCGTAACGAGGGCGACGATGCGCTGGTCGTCACCAGCAGCGACGGGCACACCATCCCTGGCAATATCGGCGCGGATATCGAGCGGCGTACCGCGCTCTATCACCGACCCTATCACGAAGCCTTCGCGCAGATGGTGGCCGAGGCGCAGCCATCGCTGATCCTCGCGATCCACAGCTTCACTCCGGTGATGGGCTCGACCGGGGAGCAGCGCCCGTGGCATGTCGGCCTGCTGTACAATCAGGACGATTCCGCCGCGCGCATCGCGATCGACGCGTTCGGCGCGATGGGCTTCACTGTGGGCGATAACGAGCCCTATTCGGGCAAGCAGCTTAACGCGACGATGGACCGCCATGCCGAAGCGAACGGCATCGCCTACCTGACCATCGAGGTGCGGCAGGATCTGGTCGCGCGCAAGAGCCATCAGGCGGTGTGGGCTGACCGGATCGCGCAGGTCGCGCAGGAAGTGCTCGCCGCACTCGCCAGCCGGACGGCAGAGTAA